The Candidatus Zixiibacteriota bacterium nucleotide sequence GCAAACAGGTAGTAAGTGACTTTTTAGAATTTCTATGGAGAAATACCGGTGGGGTTAGAAAAATCCAATGGGATAGGGCTAAGGATAACCAGAGCCTAATCGAGGTTATTGCCAAGCTGTCGAATCTGGTAGCTATTGCCAGATCGACTGTATCAGTTTGGAGAGAGCAGCAGACAGATTACAACTATAACCAGCCTATAATAGAGCATCCTTTTAGATTATCTTCAATCCTTTATAATTTAGCCCGGGGACACGCAATTATCCAGGGAAGAAATCAGATCAATGCGGAAGATATAAGACTTGTCATAGAGGTCGGGCTCTCAAGTATGCCCGATGATAGGAGACAAGTTTTAAACCTGCTCTTAAACAAAGAAGCAGGAGATAATCTAAAAACTGATGAGATTGTCGAAAAATTAGGGGTCAGCAATCCCACTGCCAGAGCCATAATGCAAACCTTCGCAGTATTAGGAATAGTTGACCATAATAAGCCGGGAATGGGCTCTGCAGATTCTATCAGGTTAAAAGAGGACTTTGAGTGGTTTCAGGGAGCGGAGTTCAGGAAATTAAGACAACAACCTGAAAGAAATCTGTCACCCTGTAAAGAACAGGAGCATAATGAAAAAGAAATACCGTTCTAACACACAAAGGGTGGCAGAAAATTTTCAGGTTCAACCTGAAAGAGAATCGACACCCTGTAAGCTTCAACTTGAAAGAAAACTGACACTCTGTGAAAGAAGGAGTTAAAGATGTCACTAAATCTAATCCTCTGTCTGGTTTGTAAATCCAACCAGATAGATGTGAACAGATGGGAGGAAAACAGACCAATCTGGAGATGCTCGAATTGTGGAAATGAAGACAAAGACCAATTCACCATCGGGAGGGCATATCTATCTGCCCTTGAAGATGAAGAAAAAATCATAGAAGAGGCACGAAAAGATATGGCAATTAACAGAAAGATTAAGCTTGCTTCCTCTCAGAAGTTGGTTTCTAATCTCAAGCATCTCAAGAGATTAGCTACGTCCTCCCTGCCCTTACCGAGCAAGAAAGGAGCTAACTGCAATGCTTAAGGTGTGTAAATTCATTAAAGATGATGGAGAGTCCTGCCAGGCTCCGGTTATAGAAGGATCAGAGTATTGCTTTTTTCACCACCCTGGTAAGGTGGTTGAAAGGCTGGAAGCTGCAAGCAGAGGAGGAAAGAGCAGAGTTAAGGTGTTAGACCAGTCAGATATCAAAATCAAGAGCCTTACAGACGTGGTAAGACTTTTAGAGCAGACAGTCAACCAGGTTAGGACAGGACTGATAGATGTGAGGATATCCAACTCCATAGGGCTTTTGAGTAATGTCCTGGTGAGAGCTATGGAACAGGAGATATTGGAGAGAAAGCTGGATATGTTGGAAAAACAGATAGGTAAAGGGGAACTTTCAAGAGTGGATGCTCTTGAGT carries:
- a CDS encoding Mcm10/DnaG-type zinc finger protein, coding for MLKVCKFIKDDGESCQAPVIEGSEYCFFHHPGKVVERLEAASRGGKSRVKVLDQSDIKIKSLTDVVRLLEQTVNQVRTGLIDVRISNSIGLLSNVLVRAMEQEILERKLDMLEKQIGKGELSRVDALELDRG